A genome region from Gadus chalcogrammus isolate NIFS_2021 chromosome 7, NIFS_Gcha_1.0, whole genome shotgun sequence includes the following:
- the LOC130385851 gene encoding actin filament-associated protein 1-like 1, with protein sequence MESKRQNVAVERLVSELGLLLKMLDTEKVSPATADKMVSVRSILETVQPTGNGSDLYMNSCLYGNGTSFVESLFDDFDCDLHMLSASPVEQKEEEKTILIKSIPTSTPPPRLTTPPPRLTTPPPRLVTPPPRLTTLPPRPATPVADDYYEEAVPPEQYLGPGTHSSGYCVEDAYYEDADDNYPSTRLNGPPKNSYNDSDAVSSSYESYEEEDEEAKGRDQAGTWAAEDPSNGSVRDCRICAFLLRKKRFGQWTKQLAVVRDNKLQCYKSIKDSTPNTELPLNLCNVIYVPKEGRKKRHELRFSLPGGEALVLAVQSKEQAQRWLKVVQDASSVNSNTESHEGAPSPIIQRKMELDKMRVTDKGASDSDSGPPGDPLAPGRDGDTLSRGKRGPLSELTGSMKKINRIISFSKRKPPLPGDPPSSSDNQDNTCTGYLSVCVGGAWKERWCVLRGGTLYLQRDPGDTRPPVIAVPLVGAEVVPGGLGPKHPFSFRVLQAGKELLALEASCWEDLGRWLGVLLAKTGCSTLPEELHYDYIDVETLSDIQHAARNSFQWAKTGTISSSSNSVDSRMYDEVYESILDGAVEAKPGQVRRHASFSSRGSDRTEQQAAVKRHASNVNQYGRYGKTRAEEDARRYLRQKEELEEEKEQLKHTLLSVRQERREVKEQLRSGANLRGEQRLAQLEVVCKEREEERVELELRLTEVKENLKKSLAGGALGPPTDSRNSIKAQGRKVEKVYTESVPVNSASELRKRPPSCYATSGRGTVMQKAKAWESKQVV encoded by the exons TGGCCGTGGAGCGGCTGGTCAGCGAGCTGGGCCTCCTGCTGAAGATGCTGGACACGGAGAAGGTCAGCCCCGCCACCGCCGACAAGATGGTCTCGGTGAGGAGCATTCTGGAGACGGTGCAGCCCACAG GGAATGGGTCAGACCTCTACATGAACAGCTGTCTCTATGGCAACGGCACAAGCTTTGTCGAGTCCCTCTTTGATGATTTTG ACTGTGATTTGCACATGCTCAGTGCGTCTCCTGTGGAGcagaaagaagaggagaaaacTATCCTCATCAAATCG aTACCCACGTCCACGCCCCCTCCACGgctgaccacgccccctccacggctgaccacgccccctccaCGGCTGGTCACGCCCCCTCCACGGCTGACCACACTACCTCCTCGGCCGGCCACGCCAGTTGCTGATGACTACTATGAAGAAGCTGTTCCCCCTGAACAGTACCTAGGCCCAGGGACACACA GCTCTGGTTACTGTGTGGAGGACGCGTACTATGAGGACGCTGACGATAACTACCCCAGCACCAGGCTCAACGGGCCCCCCAAGAACTCCT ACAACGACTCTGACGCGGTCAGCAGCTCGTACGAGTCCtacgaggaagaggacgaggaggcaAAGGGGCGGGACCAGGCCGGGACGTGGGCCGCCGAGGACCCCTCCAACGGGTCGGTCCGGGACTGCCGCATCTGCGCCTTCTTGTTACGCAAGAAGCGCTTCGGCCAGTGGACCAAGCAGCTGGCCGTCGTCAGGGACAACAAGCTGCAG TGTTACAAGAGCATCAAGGACAGCACCCCGAACACGGAGCTCCCGCTGAACCTCTGCAACGTCATCTACGTCCCCAAGGAGGGCCGCAAGAAGAGGCACGAGCTGCGCTTCTCCCTGCCTGGCGGCGAGGCCCTCGTGCTGGCCGTGCAGAGCAAGGAGCAGGCCCAGCGCTGGCTCAAG GTGGTCCAGGACGCCAGCAGCGTGAACAGCAACACAGAGTCCCATGAAGGAGCCCCGTCCCCCATCATCCAGAGGAAGATGGAGCTCGAtaag ATGCGAGTGACGGACAAAGGGGCCTCCGACTCGGATAGCGGGCCCCCAGGGGACCCCCTGGCCCCCGGGAGGGACGGCGACACGCTAA GCCGGGGAAAACGGGGACCACTGTCTGAGCTCACGGGATCCATGAAGAAAATCAACCGCATCATCAGCTTCTCCAAACGGAAGCCCCCCTTGCCAGGAGACCCACCCTCCTCGTCTGATAACCAAGACAACACTTGCACCG GCTacctgagcgtgtgtgtgggcggagcCTGGAAGGAGCGCTGGTGTGTTCTGCGTGGGGGGACCCTGTACCTGCAACGGGACCCGGGGGACACCCGCCCCCCCGTCATCGCGGTGCCTCTTGTGGGGGCCGAGGTGGTCCCCGGGGGCCTGGGGCCCAAGCACCCCTTCTCCTTCCGTGTGCTGCAGGCCGGCAAGGAGCTGCTGGCACTGGAG gcTAGCTGCTGGGAGGATCTGGGGCGCTGGCTGGGTGTATTGCTGGCGAAGACGGGCTGCAGCACTCTGCCAGAGGAGCTGCACTACGACTACATAGACGTGGAGACGCTCAGCGACATCCAACACGCTGCCAGGAACTCCTTCCA GTGGGCTAAAACAGGCACAATTTCCTCTAGCAGCAATTCAGTCGACTCCAGAATGTATGACGAGGTCTACGAAAGTATTCTG GATGGGGCAGTGGAGGCCAAACCAGGCCAGGTGAGACGCCacgcctccttctccagcagagGCTCTGATAGGACGGAACAGCAGGCGGCCGTGAAGAGACACGCCTCCA ACGTGAACCAGTACGGTCGTTACGGGAAGACACGGGCGGAGGAGGACGCCAGGCGGTACCTGAggcagaaggaggagctggaggaggagaaggagcagctgAAGCACACCCTGCTGTCCGTCCgccaggagaggagggaggtgaaggAGCAGCTGAGGAGCGGAGCAA acctCCGGGGGGAGCAGCGCCTGGCCCAGCTGGAGGTGGtctgtaaagagagagaagaagagagggtggAGCTAGAGCTCAGACTGACGGAGGTGAAGGAGAACCTAAAGAAGTCATTGGCTGGCGGGGCACTAGGCCCGCCCACTGACAGCAGGAACAGCATCAAG gcccaGGGCAGGAAGGTAGAGAAGGTCTACACTGAGAGCGTTCCCGTCAACTCAGCCTCCGAGCTCCGCAAGCGGCCCCCGTCCTGCTATGCCACGTCCGGCCGCGGCACCGTCATGCAGAAGGCcaag GCGTGGGAGTCCAAGCAAGTGGTCTGA